A genome region from Fusarium musae strain F31 chromosome 5, whole genome shotgun sequence includes the following:
- a CDS encoding hypothetical protein (EggNog:ENOG41), with product MGREEMQARLKELETEKSVLEWALEASLHEKDVDTDNEDNKSETLSTYTMADLPASNPQVDEPLVHVYPDGPISDSESSISLHSTDSVASTMARIKFTPTMPAHQTVQSDPASYRYDGTGVSEDGYEDEETIRGSTIGIEKEKEKEKEKEKEKEDPEDTTATDPNSPLNITNPHPTLSISTKFLQKAILNSRQRGSPYLRSFLHRKPVDGKAGECTEWKWIPFLVFGAAAELVATNIAEGDIEMICMKDTRFTTMIQKNKDMFEDPGSLGAKSALLEELKPAFNRPEAWGFRVLVWRVHSSENTVYMDREGYPVPGEAGTLPFDGPENWK from the coding sequence ATGGGTCGTGAGGAAATGCAGGCCCGTCTCAAAGAGCTGGAGACAGAAAAGTCTGTTCTCGAGTGGGCTCTTGAAGCAAGCCTTCACGAGAAGGACGTCGACACCGACAACGAAGACAACAAGTCCGAAACTTTGTCTACCTACACTATGGCAGACCTCCCAGCCTCGAACCCTCAAGTGGATGAACCCCTGGTTCATGTTTATCCAGATGGTCCCATCTCCGATTCCGAGTCTTCTATCTCGCTTCACAGCACTGACTCCGTAGCCTCTACTATGGCTCGTATCAAGTTCACTCCCACCATGCCGGCTCACCAGACCGTCCAGTCTGACCCTGCGTCTTACCGCTACGATGGTACTGGAGTGTCTGAAGATGGctacgaggatgaggagaccATCCGCGGCTCTACCATTGGTattgaaaaggaaaaggaaaaggaaaaggaaaaggaaaaggaaaaggaggatCCGGAGGACACCACTGCCACTGATCCGAACTCTcctctcaacatcaccaaccctCATCCGACCCTTTCCATCTCGACCAAGTTCCTTCAGAAGGCTATTCTCAACAGCCGCCAGCGTGGAAGTCCCTATCTCCGTTCATTCCTCCACCGGAAACCTGTCGACGGCAAAGCAGGTGAATGCACCGAGTGGAAGTGGATTCCCTTCCTTGTCTTTGGTGCCGCAGCTGAGCTTGTCGCAACCAACATTGCCGAAGGCGACATCGAGATGATCTGCATGAAGGACACTCGCTTCACCACCATGattcagaagaacaaggacatGTTTGAAGACCCTGGAAGCCTTGGTGCCAAGTCTGCTCtccttgaggagctcaagccTGCCTTCAATCGTCCTGAGGCTTGGGGCTTCCGCGTCTTGGTCTGGCGCGTCCACTCTTCGGAGAACACTGTCTACATGGACCGTGAAGGCTACCCTGTCCCCGGAGAGGCCGGCACTCTGCCATTTGATGGGCCTGAGAATTGGAAATAA
- a CDS encoding hypothetical protein (EggNog:ENOG41) gives MTSNKGLDVDAIQAAPPVVQNHDTDDEKPVLNTGGHGPTQRRLKDYHITWIGLCSGIGTGLFIGTGSAYASAGPAGLLLAYIVVGAVLWCVMQSISELATLFPTAGSFPHWATRFIDPSVGFSLAISYGYCYTIAIASECSAAAVLVSYWTDLTPAVVITISLVLILWINLMSVRFFGETEVVTGGIKVLCFLGLVIVAIVITAGGGPNHKSIGFKYWNNPGAWVDYNGITGSTGHFLGFLSAFVNASFSFVGVETVVITAAESVNPHKAIPKAANRVTYRIGFFYVLGALLIGLIVDPRNADLVSGSGNAKSSPWVIAIQTAGIKVLPSIVNACILVSAWSAGNSYCWVGSRMILAMTTDRQLPQFFARTTKNGVPYVAVITAWLFGPLAYLSLGSGGAAQAFSWLLNLSTVAGLIAWGTLCFCYIRFYRAMKVQGIDRNTLPWKAPWQPYTAWFGGIGSIVITLVAGFPVFLKGNWKTADFVASYVGIPIFIVPIIAWKLYYRTKVLRAHEIDLWSGRLSDDAISAHDTEREHV, from the exons ATGACGTCTAATAAGGGTCTTGACGTTGATGCTATTCAGGCTGCTCCGCCCGTGGTGCAGAACCATGAtaccgatgatgagaagcctGTTCTCAACACGGGAGGTCATGGGCCTACGCAGCGAAGGCTGAAGGACTATCACATCACTTGGATTGGTCTTTGCAGTGGTATTGGTACGGGTTTGTTTATTGGAACTGGTTCGGCTTATGCCAGCGCTGGTCCTGCTGGCCTGCTTCTGGCGTACATCGTCGTTGGCGCCGTTCTTTGGTGTGTTATGCAGAGTATCTCTGAGCTAGCGACACTG TTTCCTACTGCTGGTTCATTCCCTCACTGGGCCACTCGTTTCATTGACCCTTCAGTCGGCTTCTCACTCGCCATCTCATACGGTTACTGCTACACCATCGCCATTGCCTCTGAATGCTCAGCCGCCGCCGTTCTCGTCAGCTACTGGACCGATCTCACTCCCGCCgtcgtcatcaccatcagtCTGGTTCTCATCCTATGGATCAACTTGATGAGCGTCCGATTCTTCGGTGAGACTGAAGTCGTCACTGGTGGTATCAAGGTCCTCTGCTTCCTCGGTCTCGTCATTGTCGCGATTGTCATCACTGCTGGCGGTGGTCCCAATCACAAGTCCATTGGCTTCAAGTACTGGAACAACCCTGGTGCTTGGGTCGATTACAACGGCATCACTGGCTCAACTGGACATTTCCTCGGCTTTCTCTCTGCTTTCGTCAatgcttctttctctttcgttggtgttgagaccGTCGTCATCACCGCCGCTGAGTCCGTCAACCCTCACAAGGCTATTCCCAAGGCCGCCAACCGCGTCACTTACCGCATCGGTTTCTTCTACGTCCTTGGGGCTCTTCTCATTGGATTAATCGTCGATCCGCGCAATGCTGACCTAGTTTCTGGGTCTGGTAACGCTAAAAGTTCCCCATGGGTCATCGCCATCCAGACCGCTGGTATCAAGGTCCTCCCTTCCATCGTCAACGCCTGTATCCTGGTCTCTGCCTGGTCTGCTGGTAATTCTTACTGCTGGGTTGGCTCACGTATGATCCTCGCCATGACCACCGATCGACAGCTCCCTCAGTTCTTCGCCCGCACCACCAAGAATGGTGTTCCTTACGTAGCAGTTATCACTGCCTGGTTGTTTGGACCCTTGGCCTATCTGA GTCTTGGTTCTGGTGGCGCTGCTCAGGCTTTCTCttggcttctcaacctcagcacAGTCGCGGGCCTCATTGCATGGGGAACACTCTGCTTCTGCTACATCCGCTTCTATCGCGCCATGAAGGTGCAAGGCATCGACCGTAACACCCTCCCATGGAAGGCCCCTTGGCAACCCTACACTGCCTGGTTCGGAGGCATTGgctccatcgtcatcacgCTCGTTGCCGGATTCCCTGTCTTCCTCAAGGGCAACTGGAAGACCGCTGATTTCGTTGCTTCTTACGTTGGCATCCCAATCTTCATCGTTCCCATCATCGCCTGGAAGCTTTATTACCGCACCAAGGTTCTGCGAGCCCACGAAATCGACTTGTGGTCTGGTCGTTTATCCGACGATGCCATCTCAGCCCATGACACTGAGCGGGAGCATGTTTAA
- a CDS encoding hypothetical protein (EggNog:ENOG41): MQSRIRDLEARLEAQSSPPELQPSSTSTELVDTGRFEGLPPPHLSDSFMIHGERYIASLYRPAHMQPPMCLQYAILAAGASASPTYKHMAEAFYVRARQYIQADEMKSDSDQISLSHCQAWVLISHFEAQHLWFSRASMSIARAIRLAQILGLHRLDGKNAAGLTLPIALDFTEEEERRKTFWVIFTTDRITSSTGGWPTMMDWRSGMYELSTSACRVVAVHLFNECFNFSRNVEEDEDNNDWHQLQQLDEAVTNAFATLPLDLRCPENMESPEAVLINLQLHTALICIHQSALTRSQVDMAALPTTKARVMESAVQIMITVALVTDLNTRFRNPLVSFASFIAASFFLSDFLTTGDLQSEANFTALMTVMVEVGKNNMFAASLAVRLAQTLRASGVDQETAGKVRVMMADLNIDHPIPGQEDKDNGIVILCPTASTPEQVDLDHGIIWQ; the protein is encoded by the exons ATGCAGAGTCGCATCC GAGACTTGGAGGCTAGATTAGAAGCACAGAGCAGTCCACCGGAATTGCAGCCATCCAGTACCAGCACAGAACTCGTCGACACTGGCCGATTCGAGGGCCTGCCGCCTCCTCATTTA TCCGACTCTTTCATGATCCATGGCGAGAGATACATTGCATCACTCTACCGGCCCGCTCATATGCAGCCACCAATGTGCCTGCAGTATGCCATCCTAGCCGCTGGAGCAAGTGCATCGCCGACCTACAAGCACATGGCTGAAGCATTTTATGTGAGAGCCCGCCAGTACATTCAAGCCGATGAGATGAAG AGCGACAGTGATCAGATATCCCTGTCGCATTGCCAAGCTTGGGTTCTCATAAGCCATTTCGAAGCGCAGCATCTCTGgttctcaagagcatcaatGAGTATCGCCAGAGCCATCCGGTTAGCCCAAATCCTCGGGCTGCACCGACTAGATGGGAAAAACGCAGCTGGCCTGACACTCCCGATCGCGCTGGACTTcactgaggaggaagagcgcAGAAAGACCTTCTGGGTCATTTTCACGACTGATCGTATTACAAGCAGCACAGGCGGATGGCCGACCATGATGGACTGGAGGAGT GGTATGTACGAGCTCTCTACAAGCGCCTGCAGAGTAGTCGCAGTCCATCTCTTCAACGAGTGCTTCAACTTCTCCCGAAacgtcgaagaagatgaggacaacAATGACTGGCACCAACTGCAACAACTCGATGAAGCAGTTACAAATGCATTTGCGACATTGCCGTTAGATCTCCGGTGCCCAGAGAACATGGAAAGCCCTGAAGCTGTGCTCATCAATCTTCAGTTACATACGGCCCTGATATGTATTCATCAATCTGCGTTGACAAGATCGCAGGTGGATATGGCTGCGCTTCCTACTACGAAAGCGAGAGTGATGGAATCGGCAGTTCAAATAATGATCACTGTGGCGCTGGTCACGGACCTGAATACCAGGTTCCGCAATCCGCTGGTCTCGTTTGCATCGTTCATCGCGGCATCGTTTTTCTTGTCCGACTTCCTCACAACTGGCGATCTTCAAAGCGAGGCGAATTTTACAGCTCTCATGACTGTCATGGTCGAAGTAGGGAAGAACAACATGTTTGCAGCGTCTTTGGCTGTTCGACTAGCGCAGACGTTGAGAGCGTCTGGTGTTGATCAAGAGACTGCTGGAAAG GTCCGAGTGATGATGGCTGATCTTAATATTGATCATCCAATTCCAGGCCAAGAGGATAAAGATAATGGGATCGTGATATTATGTCCTACTGCAAGTACGCCAGAGCAGGTCGATTTGGATCATGGAATTATTTGGCAGTAG
- a CDS encoding hypothetical protein (EggNog:ENOG41~MEROPS:MER0003908), translated as MRSSLLLALLPLAIATAVPSSKKVDYNGFKSLRVTLPKGAKNAVAEINKLSATILNPGAKEELDIVVSPDNIDAVTKIASDTTVLVEDVGAALAEEETSEIYAVPSESWFTAYHSYADHLQFLKDLQSSFPSQSEIVTLGNSFQGRALTGIHIWGSGGKGSKPAIVFHGTVHAREWIATMTAEYMAYQLLTKYSSDSAVKAIVDKFDFYITPIVNPDGFVYTQTTNRLWRKNRQTVSGNSCVGRDINRNWPYKWELTGGASTNPCDETYKGQAAGDSPELKAIKGQIDSLAAGKGITFYVDFHSYGQYVLWPYGYDCSFVAPEEAALKTVGTRITNAIRSNSGQTYTAGNSCRALYATTGDSLDYIQGVAKAKYSYTIELRDRGTYGFSLPASQIQATVRETWAGIVAGLTGL; from the exons ATGCggtcctctcttctcctcgctcTCCTCCCTCTGGCTATTGCCACGGCTGTTCCCAGctccaagaaggttgactaCAACGGCTTCAAGAGCCTGCGTGTCACTCTTCCCAAGGGCGCCAAGAATGCTGTAGCCGAGATCAACAAGCTCTCTGCTACCATTCTCAACCCTGGTGCCAAGGAGGAGCTCGACATTGTTGTTTCTCCTGACAACATCGATGCCGTCACTAAGATTGCCTCCGACACCACTGTCCTCGTTGAGGATGTCggtgctgctcttgctgaggaggagactTCTGAGATTTACGCTG TCCCCAGTGAATCTTGGTTCACCGCCTATCACAGCTACGCTGATCACCTCCAGTTCCTGAAGGACCTCCAGTCTAGCTTCCCTAGCCAGTCCGAGATTGTGACTCTTGGCAACTCTTTCCAGGGTCGTGCTCTTACTGGTATTCACATCTGGGGTAGCGGTGGTAAGGGATCCAAGCCCGCCATTGTCTTCCACGGAACTGTCCACGCTCGCGAGTGGATTGCCACCATG ACTGCCGAGTACATGGCCTACCAGCTCTTGACCAAGTACAGCAGCGACTCTGCTGTCAAGGCTATCGTCGACAAGTTCGACTTTTACATCACCCCCATTGTCAACCCTGATG GTTTCGTCTACACCCAAACCACCAACCGTCTCTGGCGCAAGAACCGACAGACTGTCTCTGGAAACTCATGTGTTGGCCGTGACATCAACCGTAACTGGCCTTACAAGTGGGAGCTCACTGGTGGTGCCTCTACCAACCCTTGTGACGAGACCTACAAGGGACAAGCCGCTGGTGACAGCcctgagctcaaggccatcaagggTCAAATTGACTCTCTTGCTGCTGGCAAGGGCATCACTTTCTACGTTGACTTCCACTCTTATGGACAGTACGTTCTCTGGC CCTACGGCTACGACTGCAGCTTCGTCGCCCCTGAGGAGGCCGCCCTCAAGACCGTCGGTACCCGCATCACCAACGCCATCCGCAGCAACTCTGGACAGACTTACACTGCTGGTAACTCTTGCCGCGCTCTGTATGCCACCACTGGCGACAGTCTCGACTACATCCAGGGTGTTGCTAAGGCTAAGTACTCCTACACCATCGAGCTCCGTGACCGCGGTACCTATGGCTTCAGCTTGCCCGCCAGCCAGATCCAGGCTACTGTCCGTGAGACTTGGGCTGGTATCGTTGCTGGTCTGACTGGTCTGTAA
- a CDS encoding hypothetical protein (EggNog:ENOG41) — MKSQDIYTRVGERYGSAAKGSNAAYSTNVAKAFGYSNEDLDSIPKDANLGLSCGTPLAIASLKEGETVIDLGSGAGLDVFLSSSKVGMTGKAIGVDMNENMLAKARKLKADRSMENVEFIESRITDIALEDNIADCIISNCVVNLIPHDEKQKAFNEMHRLLKPGGRVAISDILAKKPFSDGIRNSMALYVGCIAGASQVEEYEEYLKLAGFTDILIIDTKSDLNVYLDASSGAAAGGCCSAPENMADDLEGQDLNEWA; from the exons ATGAAAAGTCAAGATATTTATACCAGAGTTGGCGAGCGATACGGAAGTGCAGCGAAGGGGTCCAATGCAGCATACAGCACTAATGTCGCGAAAGCCTTTGGGTATTCGAACGAGGACCTCGACTCCATCCCCAAAGATGCTAACCTGGGACTGAGCTGTGGCACGCCTTTGGCGATTGCTTCACTCAAGGAA GGCGAGACCGTTATCGACCTGGGAAGCGGTGCTGGATTAGatgtcttcctctcctccagCAAAGTCGGGATGACTGGCAAGGCTATCGGTGTTGATATGAACGAG AACATGCTCGCCAAAGCCAGGAAGCTCAAGGCAGATCGATCTATGGAAAACGTTGAATTTATTGAGTCTCGCATCACCGACATAGCTCTGGAAGACAATATCGCCGATTGCATCATATCCAACTGTGTGGTCAATCTGATACCTCATGATGAGAAACAAAAAGCATTCAATGAAATGCACCGTCTCCTGAAGCCTGGAGGACGAGTCGCTATATCCGATATCTTGGCGAAGAAGCCATTTTCCGATGGTATCAGAAACAGCATGGCACTTTACGTCGGATGTATTGCTGGAGCAAGCCAAGTCGAGGAGTATGAAGAGTACCTGAAACTTGCAGGCTTCACTG ATATTCTCATCATTGATACGAAGAGTGACCTGAATGTATACCTTGATGCGTCATCTGGTGCTGCAGCAGGCGGATGCTGCTCTGCCCCAGAGAACATGGCTGATGATCTCGAGGGACAAGATCTCAATGAATGGGCCG
- a CDS encoding hypothetical protein (EggNog:ENOG41) yields MNMFARSGDGAEEFKLYHYDPTVAGAVIFTILFLATTLLHSWQLVRGRSWFVIPLTLGGFCKLTCSFNRTIESNILPLLLVQVVGYAARAKSGNESPNWTLGPYIIQSILLLVAPALYAATIYMELGRIVLMIDGEGRVLISKKWMTKIFVTGDVLSFIMQAGGGGYQSSGTIEALRAGSKIIIGGLFVQLLFFGVFIVIAIAFHRAISANPTARSSSGLPWQKHMLALYIGSFLIMVRSIFRAVEYLQGFDGYLLKHEAYLYIFDACLMFFVMILFNYFHPSEITEILNGRGAGKSYSMHAFTEV; encoded by the exons ATGAACATGTTTGCACGTTCTGGCGATGGAGCAGAGGAGTTCAAACTCTATCATTATGACCCGACTGTGGCCGGTGCTGTTATTTTCACCATCCTCTTTCTCGCCACAACTCTCCTCCATTCATGGCAACTTGTTCGAGGACGATCTTGGTTCGTGATCCCATTGACCCTTGGTGGTTTCTGTAAGCTTACCTGCTCCTTCAACCGCACCATTGAGTCTAACATTTTACCCCTTCTTCTAGTCCAGGTTGTTGGATATGCCGCGCGAGCAAAGTCTGGTAACGAGAGTCCTAATTGGACCCTCGGCCCTTATATCATACAAAGcattctccttctcgtcgccCCTGCGCTTTATGCTGCAACGATATATATGGAGCTAGGTAGAATTGTTCTGATGATAGACGGCGAAGGCCGTGTTTTGATCTCCAAGAAGTGGATGACCAAGATCTTTGTTACTGGAGATGTGCTATCATTTATCATGCAGGCAGGAG GCGGTGGTTATCAGTCGTCTGGTACAATCGAAGCTCTCAGAGCCGGATCCAAAATTATCATCGGCGGTCTCTTCGTCCaactcctcttcttcggcgtTTTCATCGTGATTGCGATCGCCTTTCATCGTGCAATCAGCGCCAACCCGACTGCCCGCTCCTCAAGCGGTCTTCCATGGCAGAAACACATGCTTGCTCTGTACATTGGAAGTTTCCTTATCATGGTGCGATCTATCTTCAGGGCCGTCGAGTATCTGCAGGGCTTCGACGGCTACCTGCTCAAACATGAGGCCTACCTGTACATCTTCGATGCCTGTCTCATGTTCTTTGTCATGATCTTGTTCAACTATTTCCATCCATCTGAAATTACTGAAATCTTGAATGGAAGGGGTGCTGGTAAGAGCTACAGCATGCATGCATTTACCGAGGTTTAG